In Oryza glaberrima chromosome 8, OglaRS2, whole genome shotgun sequence, the following are encoded in one genomic region:
- the LOC127782139 gene encoding uncharacterized protein LOC127782139, whose protein sequence is MARSTTPTPASPSVCRRVRLSSGAGARSPPPPTRQPNVGGLLPSAFRVALPHATAAVVSSSRGGGGLGARSRRRECACSPTTHPGSFRCALHRGAASPSRPSVAAACGGLREDARRSAMANSLVRIAAVEGGDHVRRAVAALIRPSSHHQRRRAAFRPRPSRLSAMSAAAAASSP, encoded by the coding sequence ATGGCGAGGTCgaccacgccgacgccggcgtccCCCTCCGTCTGCCGCCGCGTCAGGCTCTcatccggcgccggcgcacgctcgccgccgccgcccacgcgccAGCCGAAtgtcggcggcctcctcccgtCCGCCTTCCGCGTCGCGCTCCCCCACGCCACAGCCGCCGTCGTGTCGtcgtcgcgcggcggcggcggcctcggcgcgcgcagcaggaggagggaGTGCGCGTGCTCGCCCACCACGCACCCGGGCTCCTTCCGGTGCGCGCTGCACCGGggcgcggcgtcgccgtcgcgtccctccgtggcggcggcgtgcggcgggctGCGCGAGGACGCGAGGAGGTCGGCGATGGCGAACTCGCTGGTGCGcatcgcggcggtggagggcggcgaccacgtccgccgcgccgtggcggcgctcaTCCGCCCGTCCTCccaccaccagcgccgccgcgccgccttccgccCGCGCCCCAGCCGCCTctccgccatgtccgccgccgccgccgcctcgtcgccatgA